One region of Baekduia soli genomic DNA includes:
- a CDS encoding hydantoinase B/oxoprolinase family protein, whose amino-acid sequence MSDTQGRIDPITLGVLGGAFQAIGLEMGHALKRMAYSPAAQQVEDLGGGLFTVDGREICESDTTPMHIGSIPAYIRGFMRRLEGNVNPGDIIIHNNPYHGASHSPDLCVAIPIFWEGELTAWSASTIHLSDTGGVFPGIAIDVHDVWAESKIYDSLKLYENGVRNEQLWQFFIDNTRTPSYVIGDTEAMIAAGRLGEKRFLGLLERYGKETVTGAIEEFLDYCERMMRAQIEQVPDGTWEADGWLDDDGRNRGEPLYVHTKITIEGSDITVDLSKSCDNVVTGFNVPFGGSVLPGIYTVIRSVFLDEATFDDFIPQNDGIFRPIKVIAREGSIFNPSFPRSALSRVCPILRASDAAIQALAEVVPDRVAAGSSAIGVGVYTGYIPEKSEYWVHVEINEGSYGGRCGKDGMDAIDVLTVNSRNTPIEETDWLFPMRTERYELRDVEPAPGRWRGGIGIIRANRFMGDGAFTSETDRAYEAPSGLFGGSPGTTLRLYRVDPDGTEEPLESKQTNFSMSAGSTLVWEQACGGGYGDPLEREPEAVLNDYLEEFVSLESAARDYGVVIDAASDSVDAEATARLRAERAAGT is encoded by the coding sequence ATGAGCGACACCCAGGGGCGTATCGACCCCATCACCCTCGGCGTCCTCGGCGGCGCGTTCCAGGCCATCGGCCTCGAGATGGGCCACGCGCTCAAGCGCATGGCCTACAGCCCGGCGGCTCAGCAGGTCGAGGACCTCGGCGGCGGCCTGTTCACCGTCGACGGGCGCGAGATCTGCGAGTCGGACACGACGCCGATGCACATCGGTTCGATCCCGGCCTACATCCGCGGGTTCATGCGGCGCCTGGAGGGCAACGTCAACCCGGGCGACATCATCATCCACAACAACCCCTACCACGGGGCCTCGCACTCGCCCGACCTGTGCGTGGCGATCCCGATCTTCTGGGAGGGCGAGCTGACCGCGTGGTCGGCCTCCACGATCCACCTGTCCGACACCGGCGGCGTGTTCCCGGGCATCGCGATCGACGTGCACGACGTCTGGGCCGAGTCCAAGATCTACGACTCGCTCAAGCTGTACGAGAACGGCGTGCGCAACGAGCAGCTGTGGCAGTTCTTCATCGACAACACCCGTACGCCGAGCTACGTCATCGGCGACACGGAGGCCATGATCGCCGCGGGCCGGCTGGGGGAGAAGCGCTTCCTCGGCCTGCTCGAGCGCTACGGCAAGGAGACCGTGACGGGGGCCATCGAGGAGTTCCTCGACTACTGCGAGCGCATGATGCGCGCTCAGATCGAGCAGGTGCCCGACGGGACCTGGGAGGCCGACGGCTGGCTCGACGATGACGGGCGCAACCGCGGCGAGCCGCTCTACGTCCACACGAAGATCACGATCGAGGGCTCCGACATCACCGTCGACCTCTCGAAGTCGTGCGACAACGTCGTCACCGGGTTCAACGTGCCGTTCGGCGGCAGCGTGCTGCCGGGCATCTACACCGTCATCCGCTCGGTCTTCCTCGACGAGGCGACCTTCGACGACTTCATCCCCCAGAACGACGGCATCTTCCGCCCGATCAAGGTCATCGCGCGCGAGGGCAGCATCTTCAACCCGTCGTTCCCGCGCTCGGCGCTGTCGCGCGTGTGCCCGATCCTGCGGGCCTCGGACGCCGCGATCCAGGCGCTCGCCGAGGTCGTGCCCGACCGCGTCGCGGCCGGCTCCAGCGCCATCGGCGTCGGCGTCTACACGGGCTACATCCCGGAGAAGTCCGAGTACTGGGTGCATGTGGAGATCAACGAGGGCTCCTACGGCGGGCGCTGCGGCAAGGACGGGATGGACGCCATCGACGTCCTCACCGTCAACTCACGCAACACGCCGATCGAGGAGACCGACTGGCTGTTCCCGATGCGCACCGAGCGCTACGAGCTGCGCGACGTCGAGCCCGCCCCGGGCCGCTGGCGCGGCGGCATCGGCATCATCCGCGCCAACCGCTTCATGGGCGACGGCGCGTTCACGTCGGAGACCGACCGGGCCTACGAGGCGCCGTCGGGCCTGTTCGGCGGCTCGCCGGGGACGACGCTGCGCCTGTACCGCGTCGACCCCGACGGGACCGAGGAGCCGCTGGAGTCCAAGCAGACCAACTTCTCGATGAGCGCCGGCTCGACGCTGGTCTGGGAGCAGGCCTGCGGCGGCGGCTACGGCGACCCGCTGGAGCGCGAGCCCGAGGCCGTGCTCAACGACTACCTGGAGGAGTTCGTCAGCCTCGAGTCCGCCGCTCGCGACTACGGCGTGGTCATCGACGCCGCGAGCGACAGCGTCGACGCCGAGGCGACCGCGCGCCTGCGCGCCGAGCGTGCCGCCGGGACATGA
- a CDS encoding hydroxymethylglutaryl-CoA lyase has product MSLSYPESVEVVEVSPRDGLQALGRTISTDDKLTLIGLLADAGFRTIEVTSLVRPDAVPELADADELLARLPRREGVAYRVLIANRRGAERAVTAGVDEAMAVVCCSEQYSLRNQGMTVEQALAEALAGHPILDGAGVGLTVGLGLAFFCPYEGTMPMHRPLALVDALMAAGVRRMYLSTSAGMADPGHVHRLCTAVRARHPGIALGLHLHDIDGTALACALAGMDAGVEWLEGSICGLGGGVAMPPSLMDIGNVASEDLVAMLEGMGIDTGVDLDALRRAGCAVEELLGIRSRGRFLRVGTRQDVLREAAQY; this is encoded by the coding sequence ATGAGCCTGAGCTACCCGGAGTCGGTGGAGGTCGTCGAGGTCTCGCCGCGCGACGGGTTGCAGGCCCTGGGCCGGACGATCTCCACCGATGACAAGCTGACGCTGATCGGCCTGCTGGCCGACGCCGGGTTCCGGACGATCGAGGTGACGTCGCTCGTGCGCCCCGACGCGGTGCCCGAGCTGGCCGACGCCGACGAGCTGCTGGCCCGGCTGCCGCGGCGCGAGGGGGTGGCCTACCGCGTGCTGATCGCCAACCGGCGCGGCGCCGAGCGGGCGGTGACCGCGGGCGTCGACGAGGCGATGGCCGTCGTCTGCTGCAGCGAGCAGTACAGCCTGCGCAACCAGGGTATGACCGTGGAGCAGGCGCTGGCGGAGGCGCTGGCGGGCCATCCGATCCTCGACGGGGCGGGCGTTGGCCTGACCGTCGGCCTCGGCCTGGCGTTCTTCTGCCCCTACGAGGGCACGATGCCGATGCACCGGCCGCTGGCGCTGGTCGACGCGCTCATGGCGGCGGGCGTGAGGCGCATGTACCTGTCGACGAGCGCGGGCATGGCCGACCCCGGCCACGTGCACCGCCTGTGCACCGCGGTCCGCGCGCGCCACCCGGGCATCGCGCTCGGCCTGCACCTGCACGACATCGACGGCACCGCGCTGGCCTGCGCGCTGGCCGGGATGGACGCGGGCGTCGAGTGGCTGGAGGGCTCGATCTGCGGCCTGGGCGGCGGGGTCGCGATGCCGCCGTCGCTCATGGACATCGGCAACGTCGCGTCCGAGGACCTCGTCGCGATGCTCGAGGGCATGGGCATCGACACGGGCGTCGACCTCGACGCGCTGCGCAGGGCCGGCTGCGCCGTGGAGGAGCTGCTCGGGATCCGCTCACGCGGGCGGTTCCTGCGCGTCGGCACCCGGCAGGACGTGCTGCGCGAGGCCGCGCAGTACTGA
- a CDS encoding aspartate/glutamate racemase family protein, whose product MRIKYIVPFPFDEVGLANRASQLPDELRTPGVDYEFVPVKNSCHNADSPYELLILDAYIAEAGLASEDEGYDAVIMDTVSDSGLAALRSRLTIPVLGPGLVQQHVAAMLGKRFTILTMWERWRSLYEKTMAEYGTAHYCASIRSIDKRPDQEQLLAGREDIVFEALEREGRAAIAEDHADVILLGSTTMHQSVEHLRRTLDVPVINPGPLTIKLAELFVTLGLSHSKQAYMSPEVLQDEKFNSLMGV is encoded by the coding sequence ATGCGGATCAAGTACATCGTGCCGTTCCCGTTCGACGAGGTCGGGCTGGCCAACCGCGCGTCGCAGCTGCCCGACGAGCTGCGCACCCCGGGCGTCGACTACGAGTTCGTGCCCGTCAAGAACTCGTGCCACAACGCCGACAGTCCCTACGAGCTGCTCATCCTCGACGCCTACATCGCCGAGGCCGGGCTGGCCAGTGAGGACGAGGGCTACGACGCGGTCATCATGGACACGGTCTCGGACTCCGGGCTGGCCGCCCTGCGCTCGCGGCTGACGATCCCGGTCCTCGGACCGGGCCTCGTCCAGCAGCACGTCGCGGCGATGCTGGGCAAGCGCTTCACGATCCTGACGATGTGGGAGCGCTGGCGCTCGCTGTACGAGAAGACGATGGCCGAGTACGGCACGGCGCACTACTGCGCGTCGATCCGCTCCATCGACAAGCGCCCCGACCAGGAGCAGCTCCTGGCCGGCCGCGAGGACATCGTGTTCGAGGCGCTCGAGCGCGAGGGCCGCGCCGCGATCGCCGAGGACCACGCCGACGTGATCCTCCTGGGCTCGACGACGATGCACCAGTCCGTCGAGCACCTGCGCCGGACGCTCGACGTGCCGGTCATCAATCCGGGGCCGCTGACCATCAAGCTCGCCGAGCTCTTCGTGACGCTGGGCCTGTCGCACTCCAAGCAGGCGTACATGTCGCCCGAGGTCCTGCAGGACGAGAAGTTCAACTCGCTGATGGGGGTCTAG